The following proteins come from a genomic window of Kwoniella shandongensis chromosome 7, complete sequence:
- a CDS encoding mitochondrial 54S ribosomal protein uL29m — protein MSRLPRITRALRFLHTEGRQIDHTGPSTSPSPHSHLSPSATSIHPSAPVPQVVDPIPTLLSSRPNFTPKGRPILRRPAREVPVTLPNGDPEPPFYPPPSEYFDGLDDRKKDPHPLWQFFHVPVKSRARLGLDTPPPQEMGSLETLGNDDQNLHSGRSWTAAELRQKSFKDLHTLWYVLLRERNVLATQREERRVLSIGSRVDGELLMKRAFRCRKTMARIKYVLNERRLGLIAAAGPHLNTEPTHIPWSASPTSDPAGATAAIRGETDVPLHVLEPSSSSPSSVREQDPKGDSFVEDEAVSEEEVESRDEGFGGGKEAEEFVNDIEVTKDGKVEKKE, from the exons ATGTCCAGATTACCTCGAATCACCCGCGCCTTGCGATTCCTTCATACCGAGGGTCGTCAGATTGATCACACCGGACCGTCCACCTCACCTTCccctcactcccatctttctccttcagcAACGTCGATCCACCCTTCCGCGCCTGTCCCTCAAGTCGTCGATCCCATCCCTACATTACTGTCTTCCCGACCCAACTTCACGCCAAAAGGTCGACCTATCCTCCGAAGACCCGCGCGAGAAGTGCCAGTGACATTACCAAACGGCGATCCCGAACCTCCATTCTACCCCCCTCCAAGTGAATACTTTGATGGACTCGACgacaggaagaaggatcCTCATCCGTTATGGCAGTTCTTCCACGTTCCAGTCAAGTCTAGAGCGAGGTTGGGACTCGACACTCCTCCACCGCAAGAGATGGGAAGTTTGGAAACCTTGGGTAACGATGATCAGAATTTGCATAGTG GTCGATCATGGACTGCTGCAGAGTTGAGACAAAAGTCTTTCAAGGACTTGCATACTTTGTGGTACGTTCTcttgagagagaggaacgTCCTTGCTACGCAgagggaagaacgacgagTACTCAGTATCGGATCAAGAGTGGATGGCGAGTTGCTCATGAAGCGGGCGTTCCGA TGCCGAAAAACCATGGCTAGGATCAAGTATGTTCTCAACGAACGACGACTCGGTCTCATCGCAGCTGCCGGTCCTCATCTCAACACCGAACCTACTCATATCCCATGGTCCGCTTCACCCACTTCCGATCCTGCAGGTGCGACAGCTGCCATTCGAGGCGAGACGGATGTCCCTCTTCACGTGCTtgaaccttcttcctcgtctccttcatcgGTCAGGGAACAAGATCCCAAGGGCGATAGTTTCgtagaggatgaggcggtcagtgaggaggaagtagagTCTAGAGATGAAGGGTTCGGAGGTGGcaaggaggcagaggagtTTGTCAACGATATCGAGGTGACaaaggatggcaaggtggagaagaaggagtaa